The Daucus carota subsp. sativus chromosome 7, DH1 v3.0, whole genome shotgun sequence genome window below encodes:
- the LOC108194574 gene encoding uncharacterized protein LOC108194574, whose product MELMERPLADRSYSPLEAPSGPDIYFQRWLCSLARHERTLKIQLKRHMIAAHHTESVHTALLKKKIAKQARTRRRIVMLSRKLRTDQGSGPCTSSAGFHTPAKRAAAETSQPAPVERTLPSYFGPPLHKCKYCGASLWYEERIKKNRHTANPQFTFCCMEGRVKLPLLKDPPPFLKHLLGPHSGKRGRDFRHNIRPYNSMFALASMGVQVDKLINKSRGPFVFRAGGQIYHNTSSLLPPTGKKPRFAQLYIYDTDHEISNRINTLQAPERDPAIDSSIVQGLTQMLDEHNNLVRTYRKARDMFKTQPQANFRLRLPEARARDGRQYNIPTESEVGGLIVGDLTEEKFERDVIVHHRTKGITHIDELHPSYMAMAYPLIHPYAEDGYRLGITLADRGSQSFKRQALSMCQYYCFRLQQRTNEGHTLLLAGRLLQQYIVDAYMAVEQERFRWIRTHQSELRTELYSGLMDAVHRGDSHSSTVGKSVILPSSHTGGPRYRAQNYQDAMAICRWAGYPDLFITFTCNPKWPEINDMLALIGEKDDSNRVDVECRVFEIKLRQLMHYIKKDRPFGEVMACLYTIEFQKRGLPHAHILLFLHPSMKNPSPEYIDTIISAEIPDINIDPDGYNAVRKSMLHGPCGHGNTSSPCMRQGKCTKFFPKKYNDKTTIGEDGFPVYRRRNTGIFVDKKGTHLDNRYVIPYNRDLLVKFDAHINVELCNSARSIKYLFKYINKGPDRATAVIETTDERDEIKAYLDCRYISACEACWRIFQFSINYRYPPVERLPFHLPGEHTVIFEEDKCIENVLNMPGIEKTKFTEWLETNRTNPDARNLTYVEFPRHWVWHSKDKLWTRRKKGKAVGRIYYAHPASGERFYMRMLLNFVKGSTSYECIRTVNGVTYPTFKSACYALGLLDDDKEWIDCLSEAAIWATGNELRNLFVTILIFCQVSNVPELWRTHSEILSEDMLYLQRKRFHAPDLQLTKEQLESYALVEIESLMQKLGKSLQDIDGMPRPDSSLTRDSGNRLLNEEMDYDRAALKILHEKSLNALNNCQKTAYDAIVHSVHHDEGKLFFISGHGGTGKTFLWNTIASRLRSESLIVLPVATSGIAALLLPNGRTAHSRFCIPLDVTAESTCEIKHRTQLARLLQKTSLIIWDEAPMTNKYCFEALDKTLRDILSPRYVDSRSKPFGGLTVVCGGDFRQILPVIPQGDRGDIIQASLNSSYLWPHFEIYELSQNMRLHKIGIDEIEAEKIASFDRWLLQIGDGSLYEIPDKEMIRIPPELCRPASDSPMEDIVSEVYPSLLESYRDPAYLKERAILAPKNEEVHELNDFLMNMLPGEARTYLSSDTVCKASIKADDNDLLYPAEFLNRLRFSGVPNHDICLKEGSPVMLLRNLISREAFVMGRG is encoded by the exons ATGGAGCTAATGGAGCGGCCTCTGGCTGATAGAAGTTACAGTCCTTTGGAAGCCCCCTCCGGACCAGATATATATTTTCAGCGCTGGTTATGTTCACTTGCGCGGCATGAAAGGACTCTGAAAATCCAACTTAAGCGGCACATGATAGCTGCACACCACACTGAGAGCGTTCACACTGCTTTACTCAAAAAGAAAATCGCCAAACAGGCAAGGACCAGGAGAAGGATTGTAATGCTGAGTAGAAAGCTCCGGACAGACCAAG GATCCGGGCCTTGCACTTCTTCGGCAGGGTTCCACACCCCAGCCAAGCGAGCAGCGGCAGAGACTTCACAGCCTGCCCCAG TTGAGAGGACACTTCCGTCATACTTTGGGCCCCCCTTGCACAAATGCAAATATTGTGGCGCATCACTATGGTATGAGGAGCGGATTAAAAAGAACAGACACACCGCCAACCCACAGTTCACATTTTGTTGTATGGAAGGCCGTGTCAAACTGCCACTCTTGAAAGACCCACCCCCTTTCCTCAAGCATCTACTTGGGCCTCACTCTGGAAAGCGCGGTAGGGATTTCAGACACAATATACGGCCCTACAACTCCATGTTTGCTCTCGCGTCAATGGGAGTCCAGGTTGATAAATTGATTAACAAGTCCAGGGGGCCTTTTGTGTTTCGTGCGGGTGGACAGATTTACCACAACACGAGCTCATTGCTCCCACCAACAGGTAAAAAACCCCGGTTCGCACAACTCTACATATATGACACCGATCATGAGATTAGCAACAGAATTAACACACTACAGGCCCCAGAAAGAGATCCAGCTATTGACAGTAGTATTGTCCAAGGTCTGACACAAATGTTAGACGAGCATAACAATTTGGTTCGCACTTACAGAAAAGCGAGGGACATGTTTAAAACACAGCCACAGGCCAATTTTCGCTTGCGGCTACCTGAAGCCCGAGCCAGGGATGGTAGACAGTACAACATTCCAACAGAATCTGAAGTTGGCGGGTTGATAGTAGGTGACCTCACTGAAGAGAAATTTGAGCGTGACGTTATTGTGCACCATCGTACTAAAGGAATTACACACATTGATGAGTTACATCCAAGTTATATGGCCATGGCATATCCTTTAATTCACCCTTATGCTGAAGATGGCTACAGGCTAGGTATAACCTTAGCAGACAGGGGCTCCCAGAGTTTTAAAAGACAGGCACTTTCAATGTGCCAATATTATTGTTTCAGGCTCCAGCAAAGAACAAACGAGGGACATACCTTGCTTTTAGCGGGAAGGCTCTTACAACAGTATATAGTGGACGCTTACATGGCAGTTGAACAGGAAAGGTTTAGGTGGATTCGGACCCATCAAAGTGAGCTCAGGACAGAACTATACTCAGGCTTGATGGATGCGGTCCATCGTGGAGACTCGCACAGCTCCACTGTGGGGAAATCAGTCATCTTGCCATCGTCACACACTGGTGGTCCACGTTACAGAGCTCAGAACTACCAAGACGCGATGGCAATTTGTCGATGGGCAGGCTATCCAGATTTGTTCATCACGTTCACATGTAACCCAAAGTGGCCCGAAATAAATGACATGCTTGCCCTGATCGGGGAAAAAGATGACTCTAACAGAGTTGATGTAGAGTGCCGGGTGTTTGAGATCAAGTTGCGGCAGCTCATGCACTACATCAAAAAGGATCGGCCATTTGGCGAGGTCATGGCAT GCTTATACACCATAGAGTTTCAAAAAAGGGGTTTGCCGCATGCACACATCCTGCTTTTCTTGCACCCATCAATGAAGAATCCTTCACCAGAATATATTGACACCATAATAAGTGCTGAGATACCAGACATCAATATCGACCCTGATGGCTATAACGCGGTGAGGAAATCAATGCTTCATGGCCCCTGCGGTCATGGCAATACATCCTCTCCTTGTATGCGACAGGGAAAATGCACTAAATTTTTCCCAAAGAAATATAATGACAAAACCACAATTGGAGAAGATGGTTTCCCGGTTTATAGGCGCAGGAATACAGGTATATTCGTCGACAAAAAGGGCACCCACCTCGACAATCGTTACGTCATCCCTTACAACAGGgatttgttggtcaaatttgaTGCTCATATTAATGTGGAACTCTGCAACAGTGCGAgatcaattaaatatttatttaaatacattaataaGGGGCCAGATAGAGCGACCGCGGTGATTGAAACCACCGATGAGAGGGATGAAATTAAAGCGTATCTTGACTGTAG GTACATATCAGCATGTGAGGCTTGCTGGAGAATCTTTCAGTTTAGCATCAACTACAGGTACCCGCCAGTTGAAAGACTCCCGTTTCACCTGCCTGGTGAACACACTGTCATATTCGAGGAAGACAAGTGCATTGAGAATGTGCTTAATATGCCCGGAATAGAAAAAACAAAGTTCACAGAATGGTTGGAGACAAACAGGACGAATCCAGACGCCCGCAATCTAACTTATGTGGAATTCCCCAGGCACTGGGTTTGGCATTCAAAGGATAAACTATGGACCAGACGTAAAAAGGGAAAGGCGGTTGGGAGGATCTACTACGCACATCCAGCGAGCGGCGAGCGATTCTATATGCGCATGCTACTTAATTTTGTGAAAGGTAGCACCTCATATGAGTGCATAAGAACGGTGAATGGGGTTACATATCCAACTTTCAAGTCCGCATGCTACGCTTTAGGATTACTGGATGATGACAAAGAGTGGATAGATTGCCTATCCGAGGCTGCGATTTGGGCGACAGGCAATGAATTGCGTAATCTATTTGTCACAATCCTCATCTTTTGTCAAGTTTCCAATGTGCCCGAACTCTGGAGGACTCATTCAGAAATACTCTCGGAAGATATGCTTTACTTGCAACGGAAAAGGTTCCACGCTCCTGACCTGCAACTAACAAAGGAACAACTTGAATCATATGCGCTGGTTGAAATTGAAAGCCTGATGCAGAAATTGGGAAAAAGCCTGCAGGACATAGATGGAATGCCGCGGCCAGATTCATCACTCACAAGAGATTCGGGAAATAGACTATTGAATGAGGAAATGGATTATGATCGAGCTGCCTTGAAGATCTTGCATGAAAAATCACTAAATGCTTTGAACAATTGCCAAAAAACCGCGTATGATGCAATTGTTCACTCTGTTCATCATGATGAAGGCAAACTGTTCTTCATCAGTGGTCATGGTGGCACCGGGAAAACATTCTTATGGAATACAATCGCTTCGAGGTTAAGATCAGAGTCGTTGATAGTCCTCCCAGTTGCAACTTCAGGGATAGCAGCATTATTACTACCCAATGGTCGTACAGCACACTCCAGATTTTGCATACCATTGGATGTCACGGCAGAATCCACATGTGAGATTAAGCATCGTACGCAGTTAGCCCGGCTGCTCCAGAAAACTTCTCTTATTATTTGGGATGAGGCACCGATGACAAACAAGTATTGTTTCGAAGCTCTCGACAAGACCTTGAGAGATATACTAAGCCCGCGTTATGTAGACAGTCGGTCAAAGCCATTTGGAGGCCTCACCGTGGTTTGTGGCGGTGACTTTCGCCAGATTCTACCGGTGATCCCGCAGGGTGATCGCGGTGATATTATTCAGGCCTCTCTTAACTCATCCTATCTTTGGCCTCACTTCGAAATTTATGAGCTCAGCCAAAATATGAGGCTCCATAAAATAGGGATCGATGAAATAGAAGCAGAAAAAATAGCATCATTTGACAGGTGGCTGCTACAGATTGGAGATGGTTCTCTATATGAAATTCCAGACAAGGAAATGATAAGAATTCCACCAGAGTTATGCAGACCAGCATCCGATAGTCCAATGGAAGACATTGTTAGCGAGGTCTACCCTTCATTGTTGGAAAGTTATAGGGATCCTGCATACCTAAAAGAGCGTGCTATATTAGCACCAAAAAATGAAGAAGTCCATGAGTTAAATGACTTCCTAATGAACATGCTGCCAGGAGAAGCAAGGACATATCTAAGCTCAGATACTGTGTGCAAAGCCAGCATTAAGGCTGATGATAATGATTTGTTATACCCGGCAGAATTTTTAAACAGATTAAGATTTAGCGGCGTCCCAAACCATGATATATGCCTTAAAGAAGGATCTCCTGTCATGCTCCTCAGAAATTTAATCAGTCGGGAGGCCTTTGTAATGGGACGCGGTTGA